One genomic segment of Phalacrocorax carbo chromosome Z, bPhaCar2.1, whole genome shotgun sequence includes these proteins:
- the FXN gene encoding frataxin, mitochondrial encodes CGGVSEDSLHRCRQGGKGKGRWGPRAGGATAGRASPAARPGGGGARLGPRPAGPAGPFSDRVKAAPLSPAPGLHTPPGLGAGAAARPLSGGGLGRCCAPVTCSAPFSGGRRSVRPPLAPGSVREEWHHQYVCIRRQGHSGVPLSSKDKSCQLQYASEVKTKPVWLMNLRNAGTLNGTSYGLVCHSSLDETTYEKLAEETLDSLADFFEDLTDKPFTPEDYDVSLGSGVLTVKLGGDMGTYVINKQTPNRQIWLSSPTSGPKRYDWTGRNWVYSHDRVSLHELLSKEFSTALKTKLDLSSLIYSGKEDT; translated from the exons TGCGGGGGGGTGAGCGAGGACAGCCTGCATCGCTGtcggcagggagggaagggaaaggggcgGTGGGGCCCGAGAGCGGGCGGGGCCACCGCGGGCCGCGCTTCCCCTGCGGCTAGACCCGGGGGGGGCGGTGCTCGTTTAGGCCCGCggccggccggccccgccggaCCTTTCTCCGACCGGGTGAAGGCCGCTCCGCTCTCTCCCGCCCCCGGGCTCCACACGCCGCCCGGGCTCGGTGCGGGGGCGGCGGCAAGGCCGCTGTCTGGCGGGGGACTTGGCCGTTGCTGCGCTCCAGTTACCTGTTCGGCGCCCTTTTCCGGCGGCAGGAGGAGTGTGAGGCCGCCGCTCGCGCCCGGCTCTGTGCGTGAGGAGTGGCACCACCAGTACG TTTGTATTAGAAGACAAGGACATTCTGGAGTGCCTCTGTCATCCAAGGACAAAAGCTGT CAGTTACAATATGCTTCAGAGGTGAAGACCAAGCCTGTTTGGTTAATGAATTTAAGAAATGCAGGAACTCTGAATGGCACAag TTACGGGCTTGTATGTCATAGCTCTTTAGATGAGACCACATACGAAAAACTGGCTGAAGAAACACTGGACTCCTTAGCAGATTTCTTTGAGGACCTGACAGATAAGCCTTTTACCCCAGAAGATTATGATGTCTCTTTAGGG agTGGAGTTCTAACAGTTAAATTGGGTGGAGACATGGGAACATATGTAATCAATAAGCAAACACCAAACCGGCAGATTTGGCTGTCCTCACCCACTAG tgGGCCTAAGCGCTATGACTGGACTGGACGGAATTGGGTGTATTCTCATGACAGAGTATCCCTTCATGAACTACTATCAAAAGAATTTTCAACAGCATTAAAAACTAAATTGGATTTGTCCTCCTTAATATATTCTGGGAAAGAGGATACTTGA